From a region of the Drosophila gunungcola strain Sukarami chromosome X unlocalized genomic scaffold, Dgunungcola_SK_2 000039F, whole genome shotgun sequence genome:
- the LOC128260799 gene encoding mucin-19, which yields MSTDNPTQLLTTRDLSQLRGHLQASSAVASTPTSVVAAATVAAAHGYRTIAPPPASNSSSSSTTSTTAASSLAAAASAAAPTPVIPPVIPTSNSNMPASASKYVFLQHNHNGGFTAYDGSATTTATGSSGSVGATGGNIVLLAAEPLEMGASGETLVNVRTTDDDGELRSLSWLNDSNLIKGIVTTAPGQAGKRGAAVAIKAASGSGVVGNAPNGNLCIVSDLIEELPTNLSESSEQEAGSGSSAVYSTTTVHKGPSGTTTVVEYKASKANQQQQQQQLQQQQQQTAYLPTPTRTTVVGHGYMPVVVSSAANQPTLLSPAKQQQQQHHQQQHIYVTSNGSTGTAGPAAAIYKAANQALCSPTTSSSSSSNTTTHHPHKKYLREKMHVQMDHSSQVASTVTVVSSPASSNNSSISSSSSACNSGSGSGSGSVSGSGSSTAAVNGGNSPVPKTSSFSTVFEAVNYATSAASSSSTPSSQTTILHGQEPPAVVTTTTLISAGSLPPGYSFVNHVASTPHVISTPAHVASPETPPGAALLPGTYYTTSTTAAGTTTAALQPRSLQLSVSPPPPNMTPTSQVHMGSLGGGPAGSGGGGGGGGGVNLRSPNSYTSYENEDSLKEFDLVVSSRMHTSTPQYSVSKNGANGYGSSNSNVNGGGAGSNTPQKQKHPNNVPYDPLVHTNNKPPYSFSSLIFMAIEGSNEKALPVKEIYAWIVQHFPYFKTAPNGWKNSVRHNLSLNKSFVKVEKAPNMGKGSLWRVEPQQRQNLIQALNRSPFFPNSAVDKISPSLKSPSGGSGGYDSLDGGSAVQSSIQQPVATGGAAAGAVPAAAVALSTPTKSNGLVLANGASQATNAARPHSPGGGGSGSHARFDPKLFPNLSKAFRNIRDDSAGASAMLQDVLDDDLSGDYHNNNNNNNNSGSKYNYVGLNGSGTGDGSGVGAGGGVSATNGASDGINFERLARDCGADSMDDVHAAAAMLFLKHGPKAFSEPFQNGSAPVITSSPSEDHTYSAGGNSNADSGSSTPLTNGNVLASVAQAVAQAQNNQGGAGSDSNCASSDAAYDSSEENHNITPEEMADRQRHRDGVDALLSLSRSSIVECGSVATTHYHSNGSSGSSHGSPHKRASSHSLEEEHLQQHREQQQHQQHQHQQHQHQQHQQQQQHLQQQQHQQHQQHLQQQFGSNNQAVYTNGSGSKMALLSSAAANVALAQQQQQQQQIHQDMYSSSTGHTASLYLGGLNNHCLPAVGGVGSVGVTAGMLPQHLNAAMVAAASKNKVKPLRGLRTKIKRKSAWMR from the exons ATGTCCACAGATAATCCCACACAGTTGCTGACCACCCGCGATTTGAGCCAACTGCGTGGTCATCTGCAAGCCAGCTCAGCGGTGGCCTCCACGCCCACTTCTGTGGTGGCAGCGGCAACAGTGGCTGCCGCCCATGGATACCGCACCATTGCACCACCACccgccagcaacagcagtagcagcagcaccaccagcaccacagcagcatcatcattagcagcagcagcatcagcagcagcaccaacacCTGTAATACCACCAGTTATACCCACAAGCAACAGCAATATGCCGGCCAGTGCCTCAAAATATGTATTTCTGCAACACAACCACAACGGTGGTTTTACGGCATACGATGGCTCTGCCACCACGACGGCGACAGGAAGTTCCGGATCCGTTGGTGCCACTGGTGGCAATATAGTACTCCTAGCGGCCGAGCCACTGGAAATGGGTGCCTCCGGGGAGACTTTGGTCAATGTGCGAACCACCGACGATGATGGCGAGTTGCGTTCGTTGTCCTGGCTTAACGACAGCAATCTGATCAAGGGCATTGTGACAACAGCACCCGGACAGGCGGGAAAACGTGGTGCAGCGGTGGCCATCAAAGCGGCCAGCGGATCGGGAGTGGTAGGAAATGCGCCCAATGGCAATCTGTGCATAGTGAGCGACTTGATAGAAGAGTTGCCCACCAATCTGAGTGAAAGCAGTGAACAGGAAGCGGGAAGCGGATCATCAGCTGTTTACAGCACCACCACGGTGCATAAGGGACCCAGTGGCACCACCACCGTGGTGGAGTACAAAGCCAGTAAAGCcaatcaacagcagcaacagcaacaactgcagcagcagcagcagcagacggCCTATTTGCCAACGCCGACAAGAACCACAGTGGTGGGTCATGGTTACATGCCGGTGGTGGTGAGCAGTGCCGCCAACCAACCAACCCTACTATCGCCCgccaaacagcagcagcagcagcatcatcagcagcaacacatCTATGTGACCAGCAATGGGAGCACAGGAACTGCAGGACCAGCAGCAGCCATCTACAAGGCAGCCAACCAGGCGCTGTGCTCGCcaaccaccagcagcagcagcagcagcaacaccacaACCCACCATCCGCACAAGAAGTATCTGCGCGAGAAGATGCACGTCCAGATGGATCATAGCAGTCAGGTGGCCTCAACGGTGACGGTGGTCAGTTCGCCGGCCTCCTCCAACAATTCCTCGATCAGCAGCTCCAGTTCGGCGTGCAAttcgggttcgggttcgggttcgggttcggTGTCCGGTTCGGGATCCTCGACAGCGGCCGTAAACGGGGGCAATAGCCCAGTGCCCAAGACCAGCAGTTTTAGCACTGTCTTCGAGGCGGTCAACTATGCCACCTCggcggccagcagcagcagcacgcCCAGCAGCCAAACGACGATACTCCATGGTCAAGAGCCACCGGCTGTTGTGACAACCACGACATTGATCAGTGCCGGATCCCTGCCGCCGGGCTATAGCTTTGTTAACCACGTGGCCAGCACGCCGCATGTCAT TTCCACGCCAGCCCATGTGGCCTCACCGGAGACGCCGCCTGGAGCAGCCCTGCTGCCTGGAACGTACTATACCACCAGCACCACTGCAGCGGGCACAACTACGGCAGCTTTACAGCCGCGCAGCCTGCAGTTATCCGTTTCCCCGCCGCCGCCAAATATGACGCCCACGAGTCAAGTGCACATGGGATCTCTGGGAGGAGGTCCAGCCGGATCcggcggtggaggaggaggaggaggaggagttaACCTGCGCAGCCCCAATAGTTACACTAGCTACGAAAACGAGGATTCCTTGAAGGAGTTCGATTTGGTGGTCAGCTCACGCATGCACACAAGCACGCCCCAATATTCGGTATCGAAAAACGGAGCCAATGGCTATGGTAGTAGCAACAGCAATGTGAACGGCGGCGGAGCTGGTTCCAACACGCctcaaaagcaaaagcatCCCAATAACGTGCCATACGATCCGCTAGTGCATACCAATAACAAGCCGCCATATAGCTTTAG TTCCTTGATCTTCATGGCCATCGAGGGTTCGAATGAGAAGGCACTGCCCGTGAAAGAGATCTATGCGTGGATCGTGCAGCACTTTCCGTACTTCAAGACGGCGCCCAATGGCTGGAAGAATAGCGTGCGCCACAATCTCTCGCTGAATAAGAGCTTCGTCAAGGTGGAGAAGGCACCCAACATGGGCAAGGGATCGCTGTGGCGTGTGGAGCCACAGCAGCGCCAGAATCTCATCCAGGCGTTGAACCGATCGCCCTTCTTTCCCAACTCGGCGGTGGATAAGATAAGTCCCTCGCTGAAGAGTCCCAGTGGTGGATCCGGCGGATACGATAGCCTGGACGGCGGCAGTGCTGTGCAGTCTTCGATTCAGCAGCCAGTGGCAACGGGAGGAGCAGCGGCTGGAGCAGTTCCAGCTGCCGCCGTGGCCCTGTCCACGCCCACGAAAAGCAATGGTCTGGTGCTGGCCAACGGTGCTAGTCAGGCCACAAATGCGGCAAGGCCGCACAGTCCCGGCGgcggtggcagtggcagtcATGCCCGCTTCGATCCCAAGCTATTCCCCAATCTGTCCAAGGCCTTTCGGAATATACGCGACGATTCGGCCGGAGCATCGGCTATGCTGCAAGATGTCCTCGATGACGATTTGTCCGGGGACTAtcacaacaataataacaataataacaactcTGGCAGCAAGTACAACTATGTGGGCTTAAACGGAAGTGGAACTGGAGATGGCAGCGGAGTAGGTGCTGGCGGTGGTGTGTCCGCCACCAATGGAGCTTCTGATGGCATTAACTTCGAGCGACTGGCCCGCGATTGCGGTGCGGACAGCATGGACGATGTGCATGCGGCGGCGGCGATGCTCTTCCTCAAACACGGACCAAAGGCCTTCAGCGAGCCCTTCCAGAATGG GAGCGCACCGGTGATTACGAGTTCTCCAAGCGAGGATCACACCTATTCGGCGGGTGGCAACAGCAATGCGGACAGCGGTTCCTCCACGCCTCTGACCAACGGCAATGTCCTGGCCAGCGTGGCACAGGCGGTGGCCCAGGCCCAGAATAACCAGGGAGGCGCTGGATCCGATAGCAATTGCGCCAGCTCGGATGCTGCCTACGATAGCAGTGAGGAGAA TCACAACATCACACCCGAGGAGATGGCCGATCGGCAGCGGCATCGCGATGGCGTGGACGCCCTACTCTCGCTTTCCCGCTCCTCGATTGTGGAGTGCGGCTCGGTGGCCACCACCCACTAtcacagcaacggcagcagtggcagcagtCATGGATCCCCGCACAAGCGAGCCTCGAGTCACAGTTTGGAGGAGGAGCACCTGCAGCAACACCGcgaacagcagcaacatcagcagcaccagcatcagcagcatcagcatcagcaacatcagcagcaacagcaacatcttcagcagcagcaacatcagcaacatcagcaacaccTCCAACAGCAATTTGGCAGCAACAATCAAGCGGTCTACACCAATGGCAGTGGCAGCAAGATGGCTTTATTGAGCAGTGCAGCTGCCAATGTGGCACTCgcccaacagcaacagcagcagcagcagattcACCAGGATATGTACTCCTCGTCCACTGGCCATACTGCCAGTCTATATCTAGGTGGACTGAACAATCACTGCCTGCCCGCTGTGGGCGGTGTCGGCTCTGTGGGCGTGACAGCTGGCATGTTGCCACAGCATTTGAATGCTGCCATGGTGGCGGCTGCAAGTAAAAATAAGGTCAAGCCGCTGCGGGGATTACGCACCAAGATCAAGCGCAAGTCCGCCTGGATGCGGTGA